TGAATCAAGTTGCACGGAACTACAAGATAAAAAACATCGAACCTGGATTGATGGCGACATGGAAGCTCAGAAGACTCTTGCTTTTCAAGCATACAACTACAGTAAGTTCAGTTCTTTAAGCCCAGTTGAACTTTTTGAGCTATTCATCAACAACAGTGTTATTGAATtgctagttaaaaatacaaacaagtacGCTTTATTCAAAAACTGCCCAGACCCAAAGGTTACGGAGGAAGAAATGAAATGCTTTTTAGCAATTTTGTTACTGTCAGGATACAATGAACTGCCTGGTAAGAAATGCTATTGGGATTCTGGACTagatatgaaaaatgaaatggtcTGTCAAGCAATGAGACGtgatagatttattcaaattatgcGCTTTTTGCACTGTGCAGATAACTCTGAGACAATTCCAAATGACAAAATGTGGAAAATGAGGCCACTTATGAACTTACTCAAATGTAAATGTCTTGACAATTTTGTACCATCTGAGTTTTTGTGTTTTGATGAGTCCATGGTAAAGTACTATGGCAAACATGGATGTAAGCAATTTTTGAAAGGGAAACCTATCCGTTTTGGCTACAAGATTTGGAGCCTAAATACTGATACTGGGTACTTGatcaattttgagatttttcaagGGAAGAACACAACAacaaatgaaacatattcaaagcTATTTGGGAAATCAGCAGCTCCTCTTGTATCAATGCTGGATGAAATACCTCAAGATGAGTTACCCTACCAGTTGTTTTTTGACAATTTGTTTACAAGTCCAGCACTGATGAAACATCTGAAAGATAGAGGTTATGGTTCTACAGGAACTGTCCgaatcaacagattgccaaaagACTGCCCTCTTTCATCAAAAAAAGATATGCAAAATGAATCTCGAGGAAGCTTtcaatgtaaaatagaaaaagaagatGGCATATTTGTCGCTCGCTGGAAAGACAATAGTGTTGTTACAGTCGCATCGACATCATATGGTATTGAGCCTATTGCTAGTGTGAAGCGCTTCTCTCAGTCAGAAAAGAAATATCTCCACATTCAACAACCCTTTGTGATAAAACAGTATAATCACCACATGGGAGGGACGGACCTTATGGATGAGGACATAAGCACCCACAGAATTGGGATCAGGGGAAAGAAGTGGTGGTGGCCTTTGTTTACATGGCTTATAGATCTGGGCACCACTAATGCTTGGCGACTTCTCAGATTGTCAGGGAACAAAATGACAAAACTGACATTTAGAAGAGAAATAGTTCAATGCTACTTAACAAGGTACAAGACTCCTCCAGCTCTTCCCGGCCCAAGTACTTCAAGAAAGGTCTTcgttgcaaaaaataaaaatagtctacGCTACGATGGTCTACATCACTATGTAATACCAACAGAAAAGCGCAGGAGGTGCGCAAATAGATTGTGCAGTTCTGTAGGAAGAACAGCTTGCAAAAAATGTGACGTCGGCCTGTGTGTAAAATGTTTCGAGAACTATCACAAACTGCAGTAGGCTACTATATATGTCACTCTGGAGTctacaaaaactttataataatctgattttactttacttaatagtttaatggttttaaagtaaataataaagtaaagtttcatataatgcgattggttgtttatttattcggaaaaggtatcttaaaagcctactgtgaccatatggtcacacaCAAATTTTCGATATAGATACATCActagaataaaatcaataattttccaataacaaaaaagcttatagaaaagggtttaaatacaaaataatttcaaattccacAGAAAATAATTCCAGTCCTTTATGGGTTAAActagaaaaattgtaaataattaggcATACTTAGCCATATTATTGTTCTACACACAAAATGTTCTTCTCTTAATAACACTAATTTTAGAGATCAAGTTTAGTATCACTTAGATACTCCTTATTAAACATCTTTTTGCATTCTACAACAATGCACGTTTAACTAGATTTTTAAAACGGCAGTGTAGTCTTGCAATGGCATAAACTGAAAAGCAGCCTTTATGTCTTTTTTCTTTGCTTCTGAAAAATCTATACACTGTTTTTGGATTTTCGGTTTTACTGCGAGAACATTAACTTCACTAGAAGAGCTTGAGGGTTGCTTGCTGGCTGATAAAGTCTGTTTCTTACACTTTCTCTGGGGTGGTTCGCTAAACTTGATGTATTTGCAGTTTTCAGGCTCAAGTGGATCATGTGATGACTTTATGAAAATAGTATGGAGAGTTCTTGTAAAACTCAACCTTGAAACACTTGCAAACGGAACTTCTTTGTAATTCAGAAGCTTCGAAGTTTCTGTAAAATTCTTGAAGTCAGCAGGCTGCATTTGAATAATTCGGTACGGTTGGTGGCGacttacttgttttaatattctgaCAAGTCCAATGGGAGAGTAAAATTCGAGTTTTTTCATCTCTCTCTCTATGCAGCTGTGTGAAATGTCGACTTCCTGTACACAATATGAATGGCCAGGCAATGAATACTGCATTGTAACTGAGCTAACACTTGGGTTATCCCTTAAAAAGTCCAACACTGCATTTGACATAATGCTATTTGTATTTTGGGGCACACAAGAGTCAGACCAAGTTGTTAAATCACTGATATCATTTTCGTCTACCACTACATCGAGGATTCTTCTAACGGCAGAAGCAATGTCGTTTCCCGCACGACCTGACATAGTTTCAGGCCAAATGGCGCAGTACACTTGCTTCGTAACGGTATAGTAGGCTGTCAAGTTGAAGATGTTAAGCTTTCTTAAGTAAAATAACGAACTTATATCAGCGTGGGGGACTGTAATGACGTTCTCAAGATCAAACAATAAAACTGGTGTGTCATTATCCTTTTCTTTCTTCCTCACATCACGCATTGAATTTTC
The window above is part of the Homalodisca vitripennis isolate AUS2020 unplaced genomic scaffold, UT_GWSS_2.1 ScUCBcl_7774;HRSCAF=15587, whole genome shotgun sequence genome. Proteins encoded here:
- the LOC124374290 gene encoding piggyBac transposable element-derived protein 3-like encodes the protein MADFLDNNWLQQLSLAEGFTVAEAVDVIENFVDDGNLDTSDVDIFIAPPENDILTDEDSGPEDEGGTINNLNGGQLSAPAEIRVRRLCNLVESSCTELQDKKHRTWIDGDMEAQKTLAFQAYNYSKFSSLSPVELFELFINNSVIELLVKNTNKYALFKNCPDPKVTEEEMKCFLAILLLSGYNELPGKKCYWDSGLDMKNEMVCQAMRRDRFIQIMRFLHCADNSETIPNDKMWKMRPLMNLLKCKCLDNFVPSEFLCFDESMVKYYGKHGCKQFLKGKPIRFGYKIWSLNTDTGYLINFEIFQGKNTTTNETYSKLFGKSAAPLVSMLDEIPQDELPYQLFFDNLFTSPALMKHLKDRGYGSTGTVRINRLPKDCPLSSKKDMQNESRGSFQCKIEKEDGIFVARWKDNSVVTVASTSYGIEPIASVKRFSQSEKKYLHIQQPFVIKQYNHHMGGTDLMDEDISTHRIGIRGKKWWWPLFTWLIDLGTTNAWRLLRLSGNKMTKLTFRREIVQCYLTRYKTPPALPGPSTSRKVFVAKNKNSLRYDGLHHYVIPTEKRRRCANRLCSSVGRTACKKCDVGLCVKCFENYHKLQ